In Halobacillus amylolyticus, the following proteins share a genomic window:
- a CDS encoding PhoH family protein encodes MQGNLKTIDIQLNNPTEALALFGTEDRNLKQIEEQLKVSIISRGERVNVSGEAEHVQLVEDILLAVLAVIRKGLSITERDIVYAVDLAKKGKINQFEALFEDEITKNAKGKSVRVKTLGQRRYVSAIKNHDLVFGIGPAGTGKTYLAVVMAVNALKNGDVKRIILTRPAVEAGESLGFLPGDLKEKVDPYLRPLYDSLHDVFGAEHTARLIDRGTIEIAPLAYMRGRTLDDAFAILDEAQNTTPEQMKMFLTRLGFGSKMIITGDITQVDLPKGVTSGLKVAEQKLGKVKGSAFIHLDQTDVVRHPLVQRIIDAYENDPS; translated from the coding sequence ATGCAAGGAAACTTAAAAACAATAGATATCCAATTAAATAACCCGACAGAAGCATTGGCCCTGTTCGGTACAGAAGATAGAAATTTAAAGCAAATTGAAGAACAATTAAAAGTGTCTATTATTTCACGCGGTGAACGAGTTAATGTTTCTGGCGAGGCAGAACATGTTCAATTAGTTGAAGACATCTTACTAGCCGTTTTAGCGGTTATCCGTAAAGGATTATCGATTACTGAACGTGATATCGTCTATGCTGTTGATCTTGCTAAAAAAGGTAAAATCAATCAGTTTGAAGCTCTTTTCGAGGACGAAATCACAAAAAATGCTAAAGGGAAGTCTGTTCGAGTTAAAACCCTCGGTCAACGAAGGTATGTCTCTGCGATAAAAAATCATGATCTTGTATTTGGAATCGGTCCGGCTGGTACCGGGAAAACGTATTTAGCCGTTGTAATGGCTGTCAACGCTCTCAAAAATGGAGATGTGAAAAGAATTATCCTCACACGGCCAGCTGTGGAGGCCGGAGAAAGCTTAGGTTTCCTGCCAGGAGATTTAAAGGAGAAGGTGGACCCGTATCTACGTCCGTTATATGACTCGCTACACGATGTATTTGGAGCAGAACATACAGCAAGGTTAATTGACAGAGGAACAATTGAAATTGCTCCTCTTGCCTATATGAGAGGGCGAACCCTCGATGATGCCTTCGCTATCCTAGATGAAGCACAAAATACGACTCCTGAGCAAATGAAAATGTTTTTAACACGTCTTGGCTTTGGCTCGAAAATGATTATCACAGGTGATATTACCCAAGTAGACCTTCCAAAAGGAGTAACATCAGGCCTTAAAGTTGCCGAGCAAAAGCTTGGTAAAGTGAAAGGATCTGCGTTTATTCATTTGGACCAAACAGATGTAGTGAGGCACCCACTTGTCCAAAGAATTATTGATGCATACGAGAATGACCCATCTTAA